Genomic window (Pseudomonas sp. L5B5):
TTGCCGCTGGAGGGATCGTAGAGCTCGATCAGTTCACGGCACTCGGCCAGGGAGAAACCGATGCGCTTGCCCCGCAGGATCAGTTTCAGGCTGACTTTGTCCCGTGGCGAGTAGATGCGTTCCTGGCCACGCCGCTCGGGTGCCAGCAGGCCCTGCTCCTCATAGAAGCGAATGGCCCGGGTGGTGATGTCGAGCTCGCGAGCGAGGTCGGAAATGCTGTAGGTCTGGCTGCTCATGGAGGCGCTCGAGAGGGGACTTGGCGCTAAGCTAAAGGCAGGTTGACGTATACGTCAAGCAATCCCCTCGCGCCGGCGGCCCGGTTCCTGCCCGTAGCGCCAGGAGTGGGTTTGCCGGCTGCTGGAGCTCACACCGCTTGCCGGTCGAGTTTCTTCTCGTGGGCGGTGACCTGCTGGCACAACTCGATCATCTGCTCGCGCATCCAGCGGTTGGCCGGGTCCTGGTCGGTGCTTTCATGCCAATAGAGGTGGGTTTCCACCGGTGGCACGTCGTTGACCGGCAGGTTGAAGGCGTGCAGTTCGTGGCGCCGGGCAAACCGCTCCGGCACGGTCATGACCATGTCGGTCTGTTGCAGCACCAGGGAGGCCATCAGGTAATGCTGGGACCGCAGGGCGATCTTGCGCTGGATGCCCATCTTGCCCAGGGCCAGGTCGACATGGCCCAGGCCGCTGCGCCGGCTGGAAATGTGCACATGGGTGAGGGACAGATAGTCGTCCAGGGTGAACTTATCCTTGCCGGCAAGCGGGTGCCCCTTGCGCATGGCGCAGACGTAGCGGTCTTCCATGAGCTTGACGTGACGCACCTGGGGGTCGGTGTTCAACGGCGCATCCACGGCGAAGTCCAGGCGTCCGGCCGCCAGTTCCTTGGTGGTTTCCCGGCGCTTGGACAAGAAGCTCTCGATCACCACGGTGGGCGCCAGGCGCCGCAGGCGCTGGAACAGCTGCGGCAGGATCACCGCCTCGGTCAGGTCGGTCATGCTGATGCGGTAGGTCTTGGCGGCCTGCAAGGGGTTGAAGATCCGGCTTTCCTGGACCGAGACCCGCAGCAGCGACAGGGCGTTGCGCACCGGGCCGATGATGTTCTGCGCCATGGGGGTCGGCACCATGCCCTGGGCGGTCCTGACGAACAGCGGATCGTTGAAGGTTTCGCGCAGGCGCGCCAGGGCATTGGACACCGCCGGTTGGGTGATGCCGACAATCTGGCCGGCGCGGGTCAGGTTGGCTTCGGTGTAGATCGCGTCGAAAACGATGAAGAGGTTGAGGTCGACCTTGCTCAGATTCATGGCGCTGCACTCTTATTGTTGACCCCGGCGAGGGGGGCGTTAGGGCACGTGAGGGGGCGGCTCGCAAGCCTGCAGAATCAGCCGATCATATATCGGTGATGAATGTTAATACACGCCGAGAATAGGCTAGGTAAATTTTCGTAGCTGAACTAGCATCGATTTCAGTCCCCCCACACCCGTTTTCACAGAGGTAGAGCTGCCCATGGAATTCGCCTATTCCCCCAAGGTCCAGGAACTGCGTGAACGCGTCACCGCATTCATGGATGCCTATGTCTATCCGGCTGAAGCTGTCTTCGAGCGCCAGGTTGCCGAGGGTGACCGCTGGCAGCCGACCGCCATCATGGAGGAGCTCAAACTCAAGGCCAAGGCTGAAGGGCTGT
Coding sequences:
- a CDS encoding MerR family transcriptional regulator: MSSQTYSISDLARELDITTRAIRFYEEQGLLAPERRGQERIYSPRDKVSLKLILRGKRIGFSLAECRELIELYDPSSGNLKQLHSMLAKITERREQLEQQLLDIEQMKLELDTAEERCTQALQQTIQNQNSTAP
- a CDS encoding LysR family transcriptional regulator, translated to MNLSKVDLNLFIVFDAIYTEANLTRAGQIVGITQPAVSNALARLRETFNDPLFVRTAQGMVPTPMAQNIIGPVRNALSLLRVSVQESRIFNPLQAAKTYRISMTDLTEAVILPQLFQRLRRLAPTVVIESFLSKRRETTKELAAGRLDFAVDAPLNTDPQVRHVKLMEDRYVCAMRKGHPLAGKDKFTLDDYLSLTHVHISSRRSGLGHVDLALGKMGIQRKIALRSQHYLMASLVLQQTDMVMTVPERFARRHELHAFNLPVNDVPPVETHLYWHESTDQDPANRWMREQMIELCQQVTAHEKKLDRQAV